The following are encoded together in the Lathyrus oleraceus cultivar Zhongwan6 chromosome 3, CAAS_Psat_ZW6_1.0, whole genome shotgun sequence genome:
- the LOC127130673 gene encoding uncharacterized protein LOC127130673, translating to MDNNRNVTSQMDEDDKDMNNRLEDMIRHIGESSYMKAHIYDILCNNKYASLYKGCTSFTRLSVLLKLFNLKAKGGWSDKSFIELLDLLKQMLPEDNNLRNHCYDSKKILCQMGLDYVKIQACHNDCILCRKKCGNLDQCPEYGDPCYKLKNNNSDDNDNVSKKHPPTKLLWYLSIILRLKKLFVNANDSKNIICHVGERKYDENIRHVADSLQLKKIDSLFSDFGLEPKNLMLGISTYGMNPLRNMSINHPSWHVLLMIYNLSPWLCMKRKYMMLSMMISGPRQPGNDINVYLSTLIEDLKNLWDRSVDVDDSYFGEKFKMRAILFYTFNEFPAYDNLVGYSLKGHKVFPICESNTHFHGLEFGKKIVYLGHPKFLKPNHPCRRLLKTFNEEQEFKISPKPLTSGEVYQRQENPTIWLSVASFNAICNKVLDFKKLDELEDEVAII from the exons ATGGATAATAATCGAAATGTGACGTCACAAATGGACGAAGATGATAAAGATATGAATAATCGACTAGAAGATATGATCCGTCATATTGGAGAATCATCTTATATGAAAGCTCATATTTATGATATTTTATGTAACAACAAATACGCGTCTTTATATAAGGGGTGCACTAGTTTTACACGATTGTCTGTGTTGTTAAAATTGTTTAATCTGAAGGCAAAAGgtgggtggtcggataaaagtttcatAGAATTGCTTGATTTATTAAAACAAATGCTACCAGAAGATAACAATTTACGGAATCATTGTTATGATTCCAAGAAGATATTGTGTCAAATGGGTTTGGACTATGTCAAAATACAGGCATGTCATAATGATTGCATATTATGCAGGAAAAAGTGTGGAAATTTGGATCAATGTCCAGAATATGGTGATCCGTGCTACAAGTTGAAGAACAACAATAGTGATGACAATGACAATGTTAGTAAGAAGCACCCTCCTACTAAATTGTTATGGTACTTGTCAATAATTTTAAGGTTAAAGAAACTTTTTGTTAATGCGAATGACTCAAAGAATATTATATGTCATGTAGGTGAAAGAAAATATGATGAAAACATTCGCCATGTAGCTGATTCTTTACAATTGAAGAAAATTGATTCATTGTTTTCTGATTTTGGCCTTGAGCCAAAAAACCTTATGCTTGGGATTTCTACATATGGAATGAACCCCTTGCGTAATATGAGTATTAACCATCCTTCGTGGCATGTTCTTCTCATGATTTATAACCTATCTCCTTGGTTGTGCATGAAACGCAAATATATGATGTTAAGTATGATGATTTCTGGACCAAGACAACCTGGAAACGACATAAATGTTTATCTAAGTACATTAATTGAGGATTTAAAAAATTTGTGGGATAGAAGTGTTGACGTTGATGATTCATATTTCGGTGAAAAGTTTAAGATGCGTGCAATTTTATTTTACACATTCAACGAATTTCCTGCATATGATAATTTGGTTGGATATAGTCTCAAAGGACATAAAGTGTTTCCTATATGTGAATCTAATACACATTTTCATGGACTTGAGTTTGGAAAAAAGATTGTTTACCTTGGGCATCCAAAATTTCTAAAACCCAATCATCCTTGTCGTAGATTGCTGAAGACTTTTAACGAAGAGCAGGAGTTTAAAATTTCTCCTAAACCTTTAACTAGTGGTGAAGTTTATCAACGACAAGAAAACCCTACTATT TGGCTATCTGTGGCATCCTTCAATGCTATATGTAATAAAGTTCTTGATTTCAAAAAATTAGATGAATTAGAAGATGAGGTTGCAATAATATAG